One window of the Herbiconiux sp. L3-i23 genome contains the following:
- the lysS gene encoding lysine--tRNA ligase has product MSENPDAPEPFDADDDVSEQKAVRLAKRERLIDEGTEAYPVEVPITDTIAKVRARHTDLEADVATGETVALAGRIVHLRNTGKLCFAALQAGDGERIQAMLSLAEVGQDSLDRWKELVDLGDHLFVRGEVITSRRGELSVLVAEWRIASKAVLPLPNLHAELSEESRVRSRYLDLIVREQARETVRARAKAVASLRRTFDSHDFLELETPMLQVQHGGAAARPFITHSNAFDIDLYLRIAPELFLKRAAVGGLERIFEINRNFRNEGADSTHSPEFAMLEAYQAYSDYNGIADLTQELIQNAALDAYGSHVVTWADGTEYDLGGEWARIGMYESLSEAAGVQVTPETPQDELTALAESVGIEIEHPLRGKYVEELWEHFVKPGLVAPTFVLDFPVDTSPLVRDHRSKAGVVEKWDLYVRGFELATGYSELVDPVIQRERFVEQALLASKGDPEAMRVDEEFLRALEHGMPPTGGMGMGIDRLLMALTGLGIRETILFPLVK; this is encoded by the coding sequence TTGTCCGAGAATCCCGACGCTCCCGAGCCCTTCGACGCCGACGACGACGTCAGCGAGCAGAAGGCGGTCCGCCTCGCCAAGCGCGAGCGGCTGATCGACGAGGGCACCGAGGCGTACCCGGTCGAGGTGCCCATCACCGACACCATCGCGAAGGTCCGAGCCCGTCACACCGATCTCGAGGCCGATGTCGCGACGGGCGAGACCGTCGCCCTCGCCGGGCGCATCGTGCACCTCCGCAACACCGGCAAGCTCTGCTTCGCCGCCCTCCAAGCCGGCGACGGCGAGCGCATCCAGGCGATGCTGAGCCTCGCCGAGGTCGGGCAGGACTCGCTCGACCGGTGGAAGGAGCTCGTCGACCTCGGCGACCACCTCTTCGTCCGCGGCGAGGTCATCACCTCCCGCCGCGGTGAGCTGTCGGTGCTCGTCGCCGAGTGGCGCATCGCCTCGAAGGCGGTGCTGCCCCTGCCCAACCTGCACGCCGAGCTGAGCGAGGAATCGCGGGTGCGCAGCCGCTACCTCGACCTCATCGTCAGAGAGCAGGCCCGAGAGACGGTGCGGGCACGCGCGAAGGCGGTCGCGTCGCTGCGTCGCACCTTCGATTCGCATGACTTCCTCGAACTCGAGACGCCGATGCTGCAGGTGCAGCACGGCGGTGCGGCGGCCCGCCCCTTCATCACTCACAGCAATGCGTTCGACATCGACCTGTACCTGCGCATCGCCCCGGAGCTGTTCCTCAAGCGCGCCGCCGTCGGCGGGCTCGAGCGCATCTTCGAGATCAACCGCAACTTCCGCAACGAGGGCGCCGACTCGACGCACTCGCCCGAGTTCGCGATGCTCGAGGCCTACCAGGCGTACAGCGACTACAACGGCATCGCCGACCTCACCCAGGAGCTCATCCAGAACGCCGCCCTCGACGCCTACGGCTCGCACGTCGTCACCTGGGCCGACGGCACCGAGTACGACCTCGGCGGCGAATGGGCGCGCATCGGCATGTACGAGTCGCTGAGCGAGGCCGCCGGAGTGCAGGTCACGCCGGAGACGCCTCAGGACGAGCTCACGGCGCTCGCCGAGAGCGTCGGCATCGAGATCGAGCACCCGCTGCGCGGCAAGTACGTCGAGGAGCTCTGGGAGCACTTCGTCAAGCCGGGACTCGTCGCACCGACGTTCGTTCTGGACTTTCCGGTCGACACCTCGCCGCTCGTGCGCGACCACCGCTCGAAGGCCGGGGTCGTCGAGAAGTGGGACCTCTACGTCCGCGGCTTCGAACTGGCCACCGGGTACTCGGAGCTGGTCGACCCGGTCATTCAGCGCGAGCGCTTCGTCGAGCAGGCCCTGCTCGCCTCGAAGGGCGACCCCGAGGCGATGCGCGTCGACGAGGAGTTCCTCCGGGCCCTCGAGCACGGCATGCCCCCGACGGGCGGCATGGGCATGGGCATCGACCGTCTGCTGATGGCGCTAACCGGGCTCGGCATCCGTGAGACGATCCTCTTCCCCCTGGTGAAGTGA
- the panC gene encoding pantoate--beta-alanine ligase, whose amino-acid sequence MTQPIVEHTIAGIRERVRSARAEIETGGAPRARVALVPTMGALHAGHLALVERAREVADIVVVSVFVNPLQFGEKADLEAYPRTLDSDVELLGSVADGLFVFAPSGEEMYPNGFPATRVSGGAIADRFEGRSRRGHFDGVLTVVSKLFHIVGPDVAVFGRKDAQQAFLVERMVRDLDFPITIETVEIVREDDGLARSSRNRRLGSGERIAALALSRALEAAASSADAGIDAAIAAAQSALMGERLVTLDYLAIVDPTTFTPVDDGHRGRALVLIAADVGGTRLIDNESIYLR is encoded by the coding sequence GTGACGCAGCCGATCGTCGAGCACACGATCGCGGGCATCCGCGAACGCGTCCGCAGCGCGCGCGCCGAGATCGAGACCGGCGGGGCGCCGCGAGCACGGGTAGCGCTGGTGCCGACGATGGGCGCCCTGCACGCCGGACACCTCGCCCTCGTCGAGCGGGCGCGCGAGGTGGCCGACATCGTCGTCGTCTCCGTCTTCGTGAACCCGCTCCAGTTCGGCGAGAAGGCCGACCTCGAGGCCTACCCGCGCACCCTCGACTCCGATGTCGAGCTCCTCGGTTCCGTCGCGGACGGGCTCTTCGTCTTCGCACCGTCGGGCGAGGAGATGTATCCGAACGGCTTCCCGGCGACCCGCGTCTCCGGCGGCGCCATCGCCGACCGCTTCGAGGGCAGGAGCCGCCGCGGCCATTTCGACGGCGTGCTCACCGTCGTGTCGAAGCTCTTCCACATCGTGGGTCCCGACGTCGCCGTCTTCGGACGCAAGGACGCCCAGCAGGCGTTCCTCGTGGAACGGATGGTGCGCGACCTCGACTTCCCGATCACCATCGAGACCGTCGAGATCGTGCGCGAGGACGACGGTCTCGCCCGCTCGAGCCGCAACCGGCGCCTCGGGTCGGGGGAGCGGATCGCCGCCCTGGCGCTGTCCCGTGCGCTCGAAGCCGCGGCATCGTCGGCCGATGCGGGCATCGACGCCGCGATCGCTGCGGCGCAGTCGGCGTTGATGGGCGAACGGCTCGTGACGCTGGACTACCTCGCGATCGTCGACCCCACCACCTTCACGCCGGTCGATGACGGACACCGAGGTCGAGCCCTGGTCCTCATCGCCGCCGATGTGGGGGGCACCCGTCTGATCGACAACGAGAGCATCTACCTCCGCTGA
- a CDS encoding Rossmann-like and DUF2520 domain-containing protein, whose amino-acid sequence MQRSGRLGVGVIGAGRVGPVLAAALAGAGHALTGISAVSEQSRERASSILPAVPILEVPEVLERSELVILAVPTAELTGLVEGLAAVGAWQPGQIVVHTAAEFGTAVLAPAARAGAIPIAIHPAMAFTGTSVDLARLPEAWFAVTAPAAVQPIGQALVVEMGGEPVLIAEEDRPTYAEAIATVSTFSSAIVDQAVGLLRSIDVEAPGRVLGGIARSSLDYALARAQPDSIDLAVLRETGFDEGREDR is encoded by the coding sequence TCGGCGCCGGACGTGTCGGCCCGGTCCTCGCGGCCGCGCTCGCCGGCGCAGGGCATGCCCTCACCGGGATCTCGGCGGTGTCGGAGCAGAGCAGGGAGCGCGCCTCGTCGATCCTCCCGGCCGTGCCGATCCTCGAGGTGCCCGAGGTCCTCGAGCGCAGCGAACTCGTCATCCTCGCGGTGCCGACCGCCGAGCTGACCGGCCTGGTCGAGGGGCTCGCCGCCGTGGGCGCATGGCAGCCCGGCCAGATCGTCGTCCACACGGCAGCGGAGTTCGGCACCGCCGTGCTCGCCCCGGCCGCTCGGGCAGGGGCGATCCCCATCGCCATCCATCCGGCCATGGCCTTCACCGGTACGAGCGTCGACCTCGCGCGGCTCCCCGAAGCCTGGTTCGCGGTCACCGCGCCCGCCGCGGTGCAGCCCATCGGTCAGGCGCTCGTCGTCGAGATGGGCGGGGAGCCCGTCCTCATCGCCGAGGAGGACCGGCCGACGTATGCCGAGGCGATCGCGACGGTGTCGACGTTCTCGAGCGCGATCGTCGACCAGGCCGTCGGTCTGCTGAGATCGATCGACGTCGAGGCGCCCGGGCGGGTTCTCGGGGGCATCGCCCGCTCGAGTCTCGACTACGCGTTGGCCCGTGCCCAGCCGGATAGCATCGATCTCGCCGTTCTGCGCGAGACCGGTTTCGACGAAGGGCGGGAGGACCGGTGA